DNA sequence from the Acipenser ruthenus chromosome 8, fAciRut3.2 maternal haplotype, whole genome shotgun sequence genome:
agttcatatttacaaatattacaaaaatacaaaatagatgCAAATCCATAAACCAGTAACTTTTCAGCCAGAATGAACTGGTTCTAGTACCAAAACAGTTACACTGTAACcttcttttactttattatttatttaatttaattttttacacAAGTAATCAAACCTTTATTTTTCTTACATCTGCACTCATCTGACATCCTTTGGCAAAGCATATACTGCACCCTTCCACCTTGCACACTCAAATATGAACTATGTCATTGAATGGAAAGTCAATCAGTCTGAAAGGAAATCCTATATAAATAACTTAAGGTACAGCAAGAAAAAACTTCAAAAAGTCATCTACATcagtgcaattattattatttttttatatgttaaCAAACTCGTTTCCCATTGTGCACCCTGTTAAAAAGATGGCAGTTACAACAGACCTAAGATAGCTCTCAATTAAAATATATCGAAATTTTTCCTTAACTGTCTTTTACTTATGTGATATGTGTAAGGCAGCATGACCGATGTTTCTGCcccatttaaatgtatattttctcaATCCAAGGCTTTCATTAATTGAAAAAGTATAGCTCTGctctggatatgtcagcactatAGTGCTGTTAAATATCAAATGCCATACATTGACAATACCATGGCTATATCAGTCTTGTCATTTTGATATAATCCACTCCTAAATCACTAGTGAGTTGTTGaatttacaatatttaaaagcaaatacatttgacCCTAAAAATACTACTAGCAGTGCCCTGTGCTAAGCTAGAACATATTGCATATGGGTTGATTTTTGTATTGGCTGTGGGACATTGAAATCTAAACTGTAAGCAACAGAAGTTTATCAACAGTAATGACTGACTAACACAAAAAGCAACCCTGTACATTTCAGATAAATCCAGTAATGGGCACATAACTAGGTTACAAACAACTAGATTAAATACTTGTTAGccagtttatttttgaaagataTTGATATTGTTTAAGATGGagctgggttttgttttttaaataaagcttttatttttctattttccgTAAATACTCTCTTAACAAAATAAGTCTCTAGATAAAATATCTGGTCATTAAAAATATTTCCTTTCTTATTAGGATTTGATATACCTATTTGTATGATGTATGAGAGTATGTAAACTCTTAAAACCTGGAATTAATTTTTAATAGTAAGTAGAAAGCTAAATAAATCTAAATTGAGGCCTTTGTTAAACCCTATATTGACAAAAGCAAAAAAACTTCTGTTCTTGACTATTTCCTAAAAGCAACGTTTAGCAATATagggttaaattattattattttttatatatatattttttaaaataacaaccacAGATGATCGTATGCATTTTAAAAGTTCAATTATACTGTCTCCCTTTCACTAAATGTTTTAGTACTGCAAGTATATTAACCCTTCCCCTGCCAGAGAGCGTCTTAAAATCCCTCCTTCAGAATTACAGCTTTTATAGTCACAAAAGACAGAGGGGGCCGTTGGTTGGAACAGCAGACGCTTTAATGGACAGGCATCTATTAGTCACTGATATGAGGGGGAGGAGTTAACACCAATCCACATGTTGGGattatcttttgtttttatttttcactttccaCTTCCAATACTTCATACTCACACCaataaacacaagcacaaaagTCCCTTTAAACATTAATATCTCTTTCCTTCTCTTTATTCTCCAGTTCTTGAACTAGCCTTTGTGCACCAGTACTTCTTAGATCACCTTTGTATAGACTTAACTCTGTCACTCACATAACATAGCACAATCCTTCCCCTCAATGTTGCGCCCAACTTTCCTCTGCCCTCATGTTAAAAAAACACCCCTAAAAAAAGTTTGCCCAGTGTAGTCACTAAACAGATAATCCCACTCtagtttacaataaaaaaaaaacactatcaaacatttttttttttttacaattatttagTTTACCGCTGGAAATATAATTTTTAATGAATTCTTTACGTAATGGAATTTAAATTTTGCTTTAATAACTCAATTGGTTCTATTGCATGCTGTGGATGAACAGGTTTGAAAATTATGAACAGACAGAACATTTGTTTGTCAGAGTATGCTCCTAAAGAGCCGTGGTTTTAATGAATGTAGCATATACTGGCTTCACAGCTTTTTCCTCCGTTAGCTTGCACAGTGTTATTTCTGCAGTTCTCTgactgcttatatatatatatatattaaatttttAAATTTTCCTAGCTTAACATTATATTTACCAGAAAGCAAATAACACCAAACCCAAATTAACAGTGTGAACAATTGCAAAGGTATTCATAGAATACATTCTAATATTTGATAATAGTTCCCAACCACACACATGTTGTCAGATACATTAAGTAAAAGTAACAGTTGGCAGCAGTAAAGTTCACGCTTAAAAGGTGAATTCTATTTTGTTAAGAAAATATTTAGATACTTTTTGAACCTCTTAAAGGGACACtttatataatgtacattttctaGTATTTAATGTCTTAATATCCTAGTATGTGTATTCTGAGTGACTCTCGTTTGCTGTTTTCACTtaaatcattatttgccatgcatACAAACTATTTTAGCAAGTTTTGTTTGGagaaagtgaggtggggaagcacatACATGAAGTACTTAAGAGAAGCAATGTGCACTCAAGCTTGTGCAATGCTGATATCCTTCCCCAACCCACTTCCTGACAATCAGCCTTGAGCAATCTTTTCGGAAGCGATCTTTTCAGAATCTTTAATTAATAAGCATGTCAAATAACAATCAAAGCggaaacagaaaattatacatAATCCACATAATACAATATTAAAGAGGTAAGAAATTATTTTTTAGGAACATATTGACAATATCCCTTTAACTGTTGAAACACCAAGGAACATACACTGCAcactttgttttgttattgacaTTTGTAAGATAAAAAAAGGACAACCAAACCttttcacaaaaagaaaaacactactTTCATTATCTACAGAAGGTTCTATAACCCGCTCCTGTTGTGTGTACAACAATTCATGACAGAACAGAACCAGCTAACCCTGAAAACCTAATTGGGTAAGTGTAAGTCTCAGGCAATGACAATGAATCTAGATTCCAGGttcaactttctttttttatatacaagggAAATTATCTTCAAATAAGATAATGACAGGGTGTACCCATAACGACTGTATAAGTATCAAGTGCAAAGAACTCATAGGTTTGAAAACCTAATATCTTCAAATATATTGAATTGTGTGTAGTAATATGAAATGATTAAGGGTTGTGAATGCATGCAGTGTTGAGGACCcataattacagtacaaaaaagttgcagtttgttttttttttcattctggtatatattttttttgatttTTCACAAAGGCTACCAGGTTCTGTTCTTTAGATTAAGTATGGCtccctgtaaataaatgtacatatgtCTCCTGATTTTAGTATTAGGACTGCAATGATATTCTTTTAGACATTAGAAACTTATTTTTTACTTTCCTAACTTTAACAGGACCAacttcttcagaaaaaaaacagtattgcCAGTTGTTACAACTAATATTATAAGACAGATCCGATTTTCCCcctgtattcctttttttttttaaaagtcagcaATCAgtcacttaattaaaaaaaaaaatcatacaaattAGTaacagttccttttttttttttttttttacatgtcttTAAAATATGCACAATAGGTAGTCACAATTCTGAGGAAACTGACCTCTTTCTCACTCACAAccagttaaaaaaatgtagatatggtaatatctatctatctgtctatctatgaGGAACTCTGAGAGGACCTGTCATCGTGAGGACTACCGTCTGAATTTTCTGTCTCCCCCTCAGAGATGGCCTGCATCGGCGTGGTGTAGAGCCGGCTGCGCATGCTGTAGCGGCTGCTGTTAGCTGCAGGGGGCACTCGGGAACGGCCCTGCCTGGAGGAAGCAGACATGGGAAAGGTTTTGGGGGAGAATCCTTCTGCGTTCATTTTCGGTGATGGGGGCGGTGGCTGATCGGCTGTTGGCTGGGGCTGCTGGAGATGAGAAAACTCCTCTGGATGTTTGGGTACATCCATGCTCAGGTCGCCGGGGGACTTGGATGCGATGGGGCTTTTCAGGATCTCTGTGGCCGACATCCTGTAGCTGGAGTCTGTGCGGCTGCCCTtcttcagcagcagcagtttGAACTCCTCGTTGGAGGTGCTGCTTTTTTTGGCACTCCTGTAAATGGGTCCTGGTGCTCTCTGGGAGGTGGTGGGGGTGCCCGGCGTAACCGGGGTAACCGGTGTTCCCGGTGAACTGGCCGATGAAGCACTCAATCGGTTTCGGCCCATCTCTCCAGAGTCCTTCCTTCCAAGCACCTTTCTTTTGGAtctataaagaaaaacaataaaatatatacaccATAACTAGCATATTAAAATGTCTTATTTTAAGTTGGTTCCCTACATGGCTACAGCTAGACAAACAGTTGGGAATAGCTTTGAAATGAAATTGATTTACACATGTCCAATGGTTTATTCAGCTGTAGTAAATATGGCAAGTACACAATTGAAGCACAGTATACTTAACATGTTTACTACAACTGGATAATTCACTGCACATATGCAAAGCTTACTATAGTTTTACAGGGagctttattttactgtaaaatatgtaactataaatagtatttttttatgtaaacatcCAACAGTTTCTAAAATAATGATATAACTAAAATGATTACAATGACATCAAATTTGAATTGCATAAAGGGTTTAGttaactgtatatatttgtaGTTGACTGacttaaattgttttcttttttacacaaTTGGCTACGACACTAACCATGCCAATACCAGGAGTGCAGATGCCACGGAACagaccaatttatttatttaaatcattcatTTCTAAGAATAAATTTGGTATTTTAACAGAGCAGAAGAACCAATAAGTCACGTGCTTTATGCCCCCTCTGCTGGTAAAtgtattgtactgcatttaaacCGACCTGTGAATCATGGCAAAAAGATCTTCTGTGGTTCGTAGTCTGTTAGGAGATATAAAAACACTGTCATCCTCAGACTTTGTATCTTCACTCAGTGGAGAAAGTGAGTTGTCACTCGGAGAAGATTCTAGGAAACAGAAATGGCTTATTGGACACAGCTGAAAAGAGCATTATTAACCTGATACTCATTGAAAGGAGTATTTCAAGCAACACTTTTTCaattagtaaaacaaaacaaaaaaaaaaatggtaatacCCAACTGAAAAATTTGGCTTGATAATcaatatgtattatatatgtattttaattaagaTTCATATATGTCATATAATAGCTAGAAAGAAAGAATAGATGCACAAAATCCCCCTGGTAGCCTAATTTGAGACAGTTTCACTATATGTGATTATGCAAACATATTGAAATATAATGCAGATATTAATAAAAGTATTTGACACTAAAAATGTTTAACTGACTTAATTAATATAACTGCATAATGTTTCAAGGTAGATGGTGTTTACTGTACTGTTTCTGAATTCTGACAAGACAGCATGACCTTACTTTTTAATAAACCTTACTCTCAGTTCAGGTGCTTGTTGAGAAATTTTTCAGATTTACGCACCTTTGCTGAATGAATCATCAGTGTCCGGCGTTGTCCCCTCTTCCCTGCTGTCCTCTGAGGCACTTCTGGTAGGAACACCTGATGTCACTTCATATTCCTGTTCTCTACTACTTGTATCACTGATTGTGTAAGCTTGAGATGTTTCTGATTGATAAGTTACAATTACAGGCACTTTGTCAAAACTGTTGCAAGAATCAAAGTCAAGCTTCTTCGCTATATTGTTGGGAGCAGGAAGCAAACACGTTTTCGTCAGACACACTAATGGCATTTCAGTGGCCAGCTCATGTATTGATGGCTGGTTGTGCACTGTTGCCTGGCTGTTACTAGGAAACAGGTTCTTTGAAGCGATCATCTCTTGTTCTTCTTCTTCGGGGTGTGCTGCATTCCCAGACAGCCCTGTGCAGTCATCTGGGCCCTTCAGAAGATCATTCCCTGGATGATCTACCTCAGTCTGTAATGGCGACTTTAGTAACAGATTGTCTGCCGTGCGTGACGAGTCTGTAAGGGGTTCATTTGTTGCTGCCCCTAAGGGTTCAGACACTACTTTCTCTTGCTTATATTTAGTGTTGTCCTGAAATGCTACATCCCTACATGAGGGTCCATCTCCTGGGGTTAACAGCATTAGAGAGGACTCCTGAGAACGGGAATCAAAGGGTCGGAAGGACCCAGGCGGTTTCTTTGATTCAGGCGACTTGATTATACTGGGCGGGGTGACGATTGTCACAGGGCATTTCAGTTTTGTGTTAGCCTCAGCTCTGAGCTTATCTTGGTTGCCCTCATTGGGCTTGTAGACAGACCGCAGCTGGACTGATCGGAGCACAGTGGGGGTGATGGCGAGAGGAGTTGAAGGGCTGGAGCTCGATGCTTCAGAagacgctgctgctgctgcagctgccactgccgctgctgctgctgctgctgcagctttctgCTTGTTTTGATGGAGTATGTGCATCTGGTTTCTGTGAGCTGAAGGCTTGTTGTTAACACTGTGAAGAGCACTTAGGTCGAGATGGGTCGGAGGTATAATTGGTAGCTCAAGGTCTTTACTATATGAAGCACTTCTGTCTCTGGAGGAaggcggctgctgctgctgggaagACAGCGAAGACTTCCTCTCTGGGACTTTGGGCTTCCTCTTGCTGCTAGTCGGAGACAAGGGCCCTGGAAAGAAAGCTGAGGGAAAGGAAGAGGTTGGTGTTTCAGATTGACTAGAGTACCCACTAGATGGCGATGCCAAGCCAGCCAGCTTTTCGGGAGAGACgagtttaaactcattttctaCTGACGGAAGAGATGGCGTTGTGGCCCTCGATCCCGAATGGGATGTCTGTGATTCTGAGCTCTCTGGTGACTTGATGCACTCAATGACTGTTGTACCAGTAGCAGTGCTGGAGTTGGACAACGATCGGTAGGGGTCATTGGATTTCAAGTCATTCAGGAGCCAGAGATCTGCATAGTCAGACTGTACAGCACCTTCATTTTTAAAGGAATGGTTATCCATTGAGCCAAATGTAGTGGAATCTGTCAACTCTTCTTCATTCGCAATTTCCCAGGGCTCTACTGGTTTGTCGCCTGAAGTGGGGTTCTCCAAGTGGCCTGGGGAGCTGGCCAAGTCAAGCTGAAGTTTCATTTCCCTGGAAGACAAAGGCAGGTGCTGCCCGCTGTTTATCTTTGGTTCTTTCGTGTCAGGAACGCTTGCACCTCTGCTTGTTTTCTTCAATGACGAGCTGCGTTTTGGTGGGGCTGGCTTTGCCTTTGGTTTTTTAAAGGAAAGACTCTGCCTTCCTGGTGACCTGTGGCCCGGGTAGTCTTGCTGACAATATCCGCCCATACCAGGTGCAACATTTATGCTCTGGCCGCATTCAGGGCCCATGGCTGCATAGTTATAAATGTAGCTTTTGTTAGCTTTAAAACCACAGTCAAAGTGCATGGAGGTATAGTAGCCTTCTGTGTCGACAGAGTAGTGGGAGCTTGTGTCTGCTTTCTCGGACACTGGCTTATCTGTAAAGCTTTCGTAGGTGGCCATGCTTGTGAAACTCGGACACTCTAAGCCTCCCTCATCATCCCTGGAACGAGGAGGGCTAAAATCCTGATGGCAGGACTTGCCATGCTGATGGTGCAGGTAGTTCCATTCGTTGTCACTCGCATTGCTCATGATGGGGTCATCCAGCAGGTCCGTTACTGTCGAGGTAAAGGAACTCGCCCTATGGCCTCTGACTTTGTCTGTCTGGTAAGGGTCTATTATGAAGCCAGTGGGGTCATCGCTGGCGTGGGCAGCTATGTTCAGCGACAACTCCGAATCACAGTGTGAAGATCCCGTCAGGGGAGGGGAAGCAGCAGGGGGGATGGTCTCTGAAGTCTGTGAAGGGCAAGTGGAGCTACTTCCACTCCAGTTGCCGCTGGAGGACTGGTGATCCTCTTTGTGGTCTATCTGGCTTCCCAGCACTCCTGTTGTGGAAATGGAGTGAATGGGGCTGCTGAAAGTATCTGAGCTGGACGAAATCTCACAGCTTCCCATATCTGCTTTCCTGGGAAGCCTAGACCTCCCTCTTTCATTCCAGTTGTGGTCTGGGCTGCTGACGTGTTGTTTGCACTTTAGACCAACCAGCTGGTGTTCTGGCATAGTTTGGTCGTCTGTGCTTTCTTCCTCCTCCTTCATGGCCCTTTCGGGTCCTGGCAGGAACTCCTCAGCTTCGTAAGGCGACAGCTCTTCATTGCTGTCGTGGTCTTCATCCACGACTCTACCCCCTTCACGGGGAAGGCTGCGCGAGCGGAGACGGCTGCCCACTGAGGCTGTAAACATGGGATCAGAGTTGTCTGGCAGCGCTGTAATGTTGCCGGTGGAGTGCGAGAGGGAGGCTGGGATAACTTGACCTCTCTGGGCTCGGATCCGTCTTCGGGAGGGTGCAGAGATCAGAATATCCTCCGTCTGGCAGCCTGAGTCCCTTGTGCAAGAACGGCCATTCAGCTCTTCGCGGCACAGGGAGAAGTCTGGATTTGTGTGCACAATAACGTTTCTGTCTCTCGCCACCGGAGATTCGTCAGAATCTGGGGAAATGAAGGGCAGGAAGTAAGAGAAGTCTGTGAGAGGCAGCTCTTTTTCTTATTACCAGTGTGATAGTAGATCTTATAAAATAGGGAACCCAAGGGTCAGCTGACCAGATAGTGGCTGAAGGGGTGCTTTGTCTAACCCAGGGGAATACAAAGATCTGATTCTTAATTTATGGTTTTGCTGTACAGATTAATGTATACAGTGCTCTCTTGGTATTTTGCTGTCTGACACAACAATTACCCTTACTGTTAACACGGCCTAACCGTGAATTAATCAAATTTGTTATCGAATACATAAACTAAATCACATTAATACACATTTAGATTGGAAAATTATTTCACAATTAGTCTAAGAAGATCTAATTTATGTACTTACGTTGCTGGGGCAAAATTACATGACTGGGATAAATGTTTAGACAGGCCAAATTTTGACAATGTAGCTAAGGGCAGTTACAGTTAGACCTTACCTATTTCTTGCTGCACTCGTCTGGGAATGCCTGAGATGGTTTTTCTTCTCCTTAACTTCCGTCTCCTCTGTAGCACTGATTGAGAATGAACAAGAGAACAACGGACACTGGCTTCTCTGTCAAAACCAACCCCTGCAATCAAACAACACACTTAATGAATCTGTGGGGCACAACTTGCAACATCACTTGCATGCTTGCAGATACcttaaaattaattttcattCCAATTGCATTACATCATACTCATTACTCTGTGCTGAACACTTTGGAGATTCAACCGGGAATACACATTCACTTTCAATGAGCAACTTTGTTGGAACTCACCCTGACTAAGCAACCATTTATAGAACAAAACCACATTTTCTCTTGATTCATCACAGCCAAGGGTAAATAAAATCTCACACCGTTATTAAGATTCTAACATGGTTAATTTGCATTCATGCAACAAAGTCgcttgccattttgttttgtttttttcttctgtttcctGGCAAACACAACCCATTTTGGACAGTGCTGCTTTTCAGTTGTCAAGCCATgacttgcttttttgtttttgttcttacaACATTGATCATCAGGGCAGTTAACTTCATGAAGCCAAGCAGCACTTAAACAtgatagatcttttatttaatttaaagcagTCTTTGTAGGGTGCTCTTACAAAGATGAGAACTACAGAGACTCTTTCAGTTGAATCACtagaacaggttttttttatatgtatttagaGGATATGTTTATAGCAAGTGTTTTCTTACTTCTACTCTCTAATCTCACCATTGCCATACATTCAATCTTATATTCAATATATTTCAATGATGGAAAATGAAGCTTAAGCAAAGTACCCAGTGCCTAGGTTTGTCTCTGTGCACCAGGTATTTTCCCCCATGTACATGGAACTGCTGCTTGTCAATGACAATGCATTACTTGTGAAAACCTGCAAAAATCCACATGTGCATGCACCACAATCCCTCCCTCACCGTGATTTAAAATGATGTAGAAAATATGTTTCTGATACTAGAAACTTCAGTAAGTACATCTACATGCACTTAGTATTTTGCATTCTGCAGGAGGACGCATATGGACTACGTATTCTGCATACTGTGTTTGCAAATGGAATATGCCATTTCTGTAGAATTTCCTGTTTACATATAACTTTGATAGTATGCTGAATACTGAGCATGATAACAATTTCTCTTCAGTGTGCATTTCTGCACTGTCTTCTAGGAGAGCTCCACCAGTATGCAAAAGAGACTTTTAGTATCCTCTGTATACCACCAAGCAAATTCGCCATACTCTTATTCTGAATATGGCTGATCATATTCAGAATATTCAGTTGATATGAATTTTCCATTCTACATAAGTATTCTTCATAATCATAATTTAAATAGCACGTATTAAATTCTTAATTTTCTTATTTATAACCCCACCTGAAAATAAGAAGTAATATTTAtcttaatactttaaatacaatgtATATGTTTGTAATAATTACCAAGAAAATCAGCAAATTTACCAGTGACATTAATGGGAATAATGCACGATGATATCACTTGGGACTCTATTCTCATTTTCTCATCTGGGGTCGGTAGAGGTAGCGCTTTTGACCAGTTGGTCTGCTTATCCAGTGTCGAGGGGATATTAGGTACTGGGCATTTTGGTCTGTGACCTAATGCAATGACATCAGTGTCTTGGTCTGCTGGTGGAACAGCCTGAAATAAATGTAAACAACAGTTATTTGTGTTACAAAGTAATTTGTTTTCTACAAAATGTGTCGTGGTTGGGAAGAGTGATGCcttgttgtgcaaaaaaaaaaaagaaaaaaacccagaattgattctagtttttaatttaaaaaaaatgtaataaacaaaagcaaatgtggggaaatatttattttgactCAATTTTACAAGCCCACCTCCCTCCGTCCCAAACCAGAAGTTTATTGATTTGGCATGACATGAAAAAAATCCTACAAATTGTGCTGGAAATCATCTGCTGGGTACTGACTTCCCTAACACTCCATATTCAGTTTTAGACTTCAAATGTGGAAGTC
Encoded proteins:
- the LOC117407258 gene encoding actin remodeling regulator NHS-like isoform X7, with protein sequence MALGCCVPLRSTAVSNLDVESKLTVHYQAPWYQQRNVFHPSSRPPCVEELHRHAKQNLRALHRDQQQRQRANSRERRVTISISVAPPMPTFPSPRTLRRREHRSRHIRTERPTKDVEIQQMQRKDRPVRDVEFQPIQRKERPVRDIEFQQIQRKAVPPADQDTDVIALGHRPKCPVPNIPSTLDKQTNWSKALPLPTPDEKMRIESQVISSCIIPINVTGKFADFLGVGFDREASVRCSLVHSQSVLQRRRKLRRRKTISGIPRRVQQEIDSDESPVARDRNVIVHTNPDFSLCREELNGRSCTRDSGCQTEDILISAPSRRRIRAQRGQVIPASLSHSTGNITALPDNSDPMFTASVGSRLRSRSLPREGGRVVDEDHDSNEELSPYEAEEFLPGPERAMKEEEESTDDQTMPEHQLVGLKCKQHVSSPDHNWNERGRSRLPRKADMGSCEISSSSDTFSSPIHSISTTGVLGSQIDHKEDHQSSSGNWSGSSSTCPSQTSETIPPAASPPLTGSSHCDSELSLNIAAHASDDPTGFIIDPYQTDKVRGHRASSFTSTVTDLLDDPIMSNASDNEWNYLHHQHGKSCHQDFSPPRSRDDEGGLECPSFTSMATYESFTDKPVSEKADTSSHYSVDTEGYYTSMHFDCGFKANKSYIYNYAAMGPECGQSINVAPGMGGYCQQDYPGHRSPGRQSLSFKKPKAKPAPPKRSSSLKKTSRGASVPDTKEPKINSGQHLPLSSREMKLQLDLASSPGHLENPTSGDKPVEPWEIANEEELTDSTTFGSMDNHSFKNEGAVQSDYADLWLLNDLKSNDPYRSLSNSSTATGTTVIECIKSPESSESQTSHSGSRATTPSLPSVENEFKLVSPEKLAGLASPSSGYSSQSETPTSSFPSAFFPGPLSPTSSKRKPKVPERKSSLSSQQQQPPSSRDRSASYSKDLELPIIPPTHLDLSALHSVNNKPSAHRNQMHILHQNKQKAAAAAAAAAVAAAAAAASSEASSSSPSTPLAITPTVLRSVQLRSVYKPNEGNQDKLRAEANTKLKCPVTIVTPPSIIKSPESKKPPGSFRPFDSRSQESSLMLLTPGDGPSCRDVAFQDNTKYKQEKVVSEPLGAATNEPLTDSSRTADNLLLKSPLQTEVDHPGNDLLKGPDDCTGLSGNAAHPEEEEQEMIASKNLFPSNSQATVHNQPSIHELATEMPLVCLTKTCLLPAPNNIAKKLDFDSCNSFDKVPVIVTYQSETSQAYTISDTSSREQEYEVTSGVPTRSASEDSREEGTTPDTDDSFSKESSPSDNSLSPLSEDTKSEDDSVFISPNRLRTTEDLFAMIHRSKRKVLGRKDSGEMGRNRLSASSASSPGTPVTPVTPGTPTTSQRAPGPIYRSAKKSSTSNEEFKLLLLKKGSRTDSSYRMSATEILKSPIASKSPGDLSMDVPKHPEEFSHLQQPQPTADQPPPPSPKMNAEGFSPKTFPMSASSRQGRSRVPPAANSSRYSMRSRLYTTPMQAISEGETENSDGSPHDDRSSQSSS
- the LOC117407258 gene encoding actin remodeling regulator NHS-like isoform X8: MRIESQVISSCIIPINVTGKFADFLGVGFDREASVRCSLVHSQSVLQRRRKLRRRKTISGIPRRVQQEIDSDESPVARDRNVIVHTNPDFSLCREELNGRSCTRDSGCQTEDILISAPSRRRIRAQRGQVIPASLSHSTGNITALPDNSDPMFTASVGSRLRSRSLPREGGRVVDEDHDSNEELSPYEAEEFLPGPERAMKEEEESTDDQTMPEHQLVGLKCKQHVSSPDHNWNERGRSRLPRKADMGSCEISSSSDTFSSPIHSISTTGVLGSQIDHKEDHQSSSGNWSGSSSTCPSQTSETIPPAASPPLTGSSHCDSELSLNIAAHASDDPTGFIIDPYQTDKVRGHRASSFTSTVTDLLDDPIMSNASDNEWNYLHHQHGKSCHQDFSPPRSRDDEGGLECPSFTSMATYESFTDKPVSEKADTSSHYSVDTEGYYTSMHFDCGFKANKSYIYNYAAMGPECGQSINVAPGMGGYCQQDYPGHRSPGRQSLSFKKPKAKPAPPKRSSSLKKTSRGASVPDTKEPKINSGQHLPLSSREMKLQLDLASSPGHLENPTSGDKPVEPWEIANEEELTDSTTFGSMDNHSFKNEGAVQSDYADLWLLNDLKSNDPYRSLSNSSTATGTTVIECIKSPESSESQTSHSGSRATTPSLPSVENEFKLVSPEKLAGLASPSSGYSSQSETPTSSFPSAFFPGPLSPTSSKRKPKVPERKSSLSSQQQQPPSSRDRSASYSKDLELPIIPPTHLDLSALHSVNNKPSAHRNQMHILHQNKQKAAAAAAAAAVAAAAAAASSEASSSSPSTPLAITPTVLRSVQLRSVYKPNEGNQDKLRAEANTKLKCPVTIVTPPSIIKSPESKKPPGSFRPFDSRSQESSLMLLTPGDGPSCRDVAFQDNTKYKQEKVVSEPLGAATNEPLTDSSRTADNLLLKSPLQTEVDHPGNDLLKGPDDCTGLSGNAAHPEEEEQEMIASKNLFPSNSQATVHNQPSIHELATEMPLVCLTKTCLLPAPNNIAKKLDFDSCNSFDKVPVIVTYQSETSQAYTISDTSSREQEYEVTSGVPTRSASEDSREEGTTPDTDDSFSKESSPSDNSLSPLSEDTKSEDDSVFISPNRLRTTEDLFAMIHRSKRKVLGRKDSGEMGRNRLSASSASSPGTPVTPVTPGTPTTSQRAPGPIYRSAKKSSTSNEEFKLLLLKKGSRTDSSYRMSATEILKSPIASKSPGDLSMDVPKHPEEFSHLQQPQPTADQPPPPSPKMNAEGFSPKTFPMSASSRQGRSRVPPAANSSRYSMRSRLYTTPMQAISEGETENSDGSPHDDRSSQSSS